A genomic region of Eucalyptus grandis isolate ANBG69807.140 chromosome 5, ASM1654582v1, whole genome shotgun sequence contains the following coding sequences:
- the LOC120293463 gene encoding putative receptor-like protein kinase At3g47110, whose protein sequence is MTDKLALLAFKAAITMDPFEVLNSWNHTTDHCRWHGVMCGRLHRRVTRLDLKAFKLSGSISPHIGNLSFLRVLILINNSFHHEIPQQVSHLHSLRVLRLSINTLEGEIPRNLSSCAHLTWLGLANNQLVGEIPIKFSSLVKLQILGLGSNHLTGTIPSSIGNMSSLGGLSLAWNEVGGKIPQALGKLTKLKRLQLELNRLSGTIPPSIFNLSSIMDFDIGYNEIGGNLPANIGFALPNIEIFTIGFNQFTGVIPQSMSNATALWWLQVSVNKLSGKMPPLDRLNMLEALRVGNNYLGIRGYSDSSFFCSLTNATSLMILDTQDNTFGGTLPGCIGNFSNTLSELWLGENLLFGTIPKIVGNLVNLGRLLLDHNRFSGTLPSVLGNLHNLVVMSLSYNKFSEAIPSSLGNLVNLAQLYLDHNNFHGYIPSRLSECRSLVELDLSSNKLNGTIPPESIGLPSLSILLNLSRNHLTGVLPQEVGKLNLLAQLDVSKNMLDGDISASLGKCVGLEVLKMQENSFRGTIPSSMSMLRNLKEIDLSHNNLSGQIPEFFEAFHFLEILNLSYNNFEGALPTKGIFNNVSATFVSRNDKLCARLPEFHLPKCSSRNSSQKLILKWKLAILIFFGVLGIALVLAFMYFGWLKKKKRTEPTLNSKDDSSLTLSYGTLLKATNGFSSSNLIGVGGFGSVYKGVLDENGTVIAVKVLNLTLHGAVKSFITECEALRNVRHRNLLKVLTVCSGTDYSGNEFKALIYEFMVNGSLEDWLHPSPSPADVGGNVRNLSLIRRINISINVASALDYLHNHLQSPIIHCDLKPSNVLLDAEVVGHVGDFGLAKVVIESSDDTKASMSSAGVRGTIGYAAPEYGMESVASKEGDIYSYGILLLEMFTGVSPTDEMFRENFNLHKFVKEALPEQLLEITDPLLLQEMESYMGISRGDAACDCLEMVYRIGVACSVQARRERMNIAKVEAQLHFIRDKLHAAGFQE, encoded by the exons ATGACGGATAAGCTTGCGTTGCTTGCGTTCAAGGCCGCAATAACTATGGACCCTTTTGAGGTGCTAAATTCATGGAACCATACGACTGACCACTGTCGATGGCATGGTGTCATGTGCGGTCGCCTACATCGTAGAGTCACAAGACTAGACCTAAAAGCCTTCAAGCTTTCGGGATCCATCTCTCCTCATATTGGCAATTTGAGCTTCTTGAGAGTCCTGATACTCATCAACAATAGTTTTCATCACGAAATCCCGCAACAAGTCAGCCATTTGCACAGTCTACGTGTCTTGCGATTATCCATCAATACATTGGAAGGGGAAATCCCGAGAAACTTGTCGAGTTGTGCTCACCTTACATGGCTCGGCCTTGCTAACAACCAGCTGGTTGGAGAAATTCCCATCAAGTTCAGTTCTTTAGTGAAGCTTCAAATTCTTGGCTTAGGTTCAAACCATCTAACAGGAACTATTCCTTCATCCATCGGAAATATGTCATCGTTAGGGGGTCTTAGTCTCGCTTGGAATGAGGTGGGTGGGAAGATACCCCAAGCTCTAGGAAAATTAACCAAACTCAAACGACTTCAATTAGAATTAAATAGGTTGTCAGGCACAATTCCTCCATCTATCTTCAATCTTTCTTCCATAATGGACTTCGATATCGGTTATAATGAAATAGGAGGGAATCTTCCTGCCAATATAGGCTTTGCTCTTccaaacattgagattttcaccatTGGGTTTAACCAATTCACTGGAGTGATTCCTCAATCAATGTCTAATGCAACCGCTTTATGGTGGCTACAAGTCAGTGTGAACAAACTCTCGGGGAAAATGCCTCCCTTGGACCGCTTAAACATGCTCGAGGCATTGAGAGTCGGTAATAATTATCTTGGAATTAGAGGATACAGTGATTCAAGCTTCTTTTGCTCGTTGACTAACGCCACCTCTCTAATGATATTGGACACACAAGACAACACCTTTGGCGGGACGTTGCCCGGGTGCATTGGTAATTTCTCTAATACTCTCTCAGAATTGTGGCTGGGCGAGAATTTACTATTTGGCACGATTCCTAAAATAGTCGGAAATCTCGTCAACTTGGGAAGGCTTCTTTTGGACCACAACAGGTTTTCAGGTACACTCCCCTCCGTTTTGGGAAATCTTCATAACCTAGTGGTAATGAGCTTATCGTATAACAAGTTTTCCGAAGCAATTCCTTCTTCATTAGGAAACCTAGTAAACCTAGCACAACTCTATCTCGATCACAATAACTTTCACGGCTACATTCCTTCACGTCTATCAGAGTGCCGAAGTTTGGTGGAACTTGATCTATCTAGTAACAAATTAAATGGAACTATACCTCCAGAATCCATAGGCCTCCCATCACTATCTATACTTTTGAACTTGTCTCGAAACCATCTCACCGGTGTCCTACCTCAGGAAGTCGGGAAATTGAATCTTTTGGCTCAACTGGATGTCTCCAAAAACATGTTGGATGGTGACATTTCGGCTAGTCTTGGCAAATGTGTTGGATTGGAGGTGCTCAAAATGCAAGAGAATTCTTTCCGAGGCACCATTCCTTCATCTATGAGTATGTTGAGGAATCTCAAGGAGATAGATCTTTCACACAACAATTTATCTGGTCAGATTCCAGAGTTTTTCGAGGCATTTCACTTCTTGGAGATCCTAAATTTGTCATACAATAACTTTGAAGGCGCATTACCGACTAAAGGAATCTTTAATAATGTCAGCGCTACTTTTGTCTCCAGGAATGACAAGCTATGCGCAAGATTGCCCGAATTTCATCTCCCGAAATGCAGCTCTAGGAACTCAAGCCAGAAACTCATCCTTAAGTGGAAGCTTGccatcttgattttctttggtgTTCTTGGAATAGCTCTTGTTCTTGCTTTTATGTACTTTggttggttgaagaagaagaaaagaacagagcCAACTTTAaattccaaagatgattcatcATTGACTCTATCTTATGGAACTCTCCTTAAAGCGACCAATGGGTTTTCTTCAAGTAACTTGATCGGGGTCGGCGGTTTTGGATCTGTTTACAAGGGAGTCCTTGATGAGAATGGAACCGTCATTGCTGTGAAGGTACTTAATTTGACGCTTCATGGTGCTGTGAAGAGCTTTATAACGGAGTGCGAGGCTTTAAGGAACGTTCGACACCGTAATCTTTTGAAAGTCCTAACAGTATGCTCGGGCACTGATTATAGTGGCAATGAGTTTAAGGCCTTGATTTATGAGTTCATGGTCAATGGCAGCCTAGAAGATTGGCTACATCCAAGCCCATCACCAGCTGATGTAGGTGGGAATGTGCGGAATTTGAGTCTCATTCGGAGGATAAATATTTCCATCAATGTTGCTTCAGCATTAGATTATCTCCATAACCACCTGCAAAGCCCTATTATCCATTGTGATTTGAAGCCAAGCAACGTCCTATTGGATGCTGAAGTGGTTGGACATGTTGGAGACTTTGGTTTGGCAAAGGTCGTGATTGAATCTAGCGATGACACTAAAGCGAGTATGAGCTCTGCTGGTGTAAGAGGAACTATCGGCTATGCTGCTCCAG AATATGGAATGGAAAGCGTGGCTTCAAAAGAAGGCGATATTTATAGTTACGGAATTCTCTTGCTTGAGATGTTCACGGGCGTGAGTCCAACAGATGAAATgtttagagaaaattttaacCTTCATAAGTTCGTCAAGGAAGCCTTACCCGAACAACTCCTAGAGATTACTGATCCTCTTCTACTTCAAGAAATGGAGAGCTACATGGGCATCAGCAGAGGTGATGCAGCTTGCGATTGTCTAGAGATGGTTTATAGAATTGGGGTCGCCTGCTCGGTCCAAGCTCGCAGAGAGCGGATGAACATCGCAAAAGTCGAAGCTCAGCTGCATTTTATTAGGGACAAACTTCATGCAgccggtttccaagaatag